GTTCACAAGTCCTTATCTCAGCCTTCAGCTCGCCCTACTTCTTCACTGACTCCCAGTAACCACTCACTCCCGTAGCATCTTTCGCCGTGAgcacagacatacgcacactAAATACAGTACAGAAATGCCTCAGCAAAGTGAAAACATACCCAATCTGAAATCTGAATAAATATAGTAGTATAAGACATGTATCACACAATGCAATACAAGTACACATCAATGCAGTTTGTATCCAGTAAGCTAGACAGTCTATTCTCTGCTAGTGACCATGACCAAAGACTTGCAGCAGCCTGTCGCTATTTCATTTGGCTGTAAACATTTATCTTGTCACTGCAGTACCTCAGCCTTCTTGTTTAGACCACCTACAATCCTTTAATTTGGTGAAGTTATGAgaggttttgttgttttatttaagaTCTGGCCTTTGGCTCTAAAAGAAATCTCTGGGTGAGCAcatatatgtaaacacatatgCAGTCAGGCAAACACACCGATTTACATTCAGTGTCAGACTGACATATTGCATCAGGCCTAATTTATTAGTTATATATAAGAAAGACGATGTTGACGGATGGGCTGTGTACACAAGTATAGAATATTTTAGATGACAAAAATATAAAGATGCAGTGTACCACCAATACCTTTGCAGCTGGAAAAACGTGGGCACTgaatttgcaagtgtgtgtattctgtggcttttattttgaaattgtTCAAAAGCCAGTCTTCATGTGGACATTAAAGTGCAGAGAGTGCTGCAAAAGTGGCTATTTTAAGCATGATAATTGATAACTACAAATATAAAATTATCAAAAGCACTTGAGCATCCTGTAAGGTCAGGCTTGTCACTATTCAGTGGATTAAATTTACATTGACAGTGATAGGATCAACTAGATTTTGTAGCAAAACTGAACTTGTGGACATCCATGCTAGCCTATATTTTTCCACCATAGTTTTTGAGTAGTGTGAAAACCTTCAATTGAGAGCAGCTATTGTAGTGTGGCAATCAGCAACTTTATACACATCTGTTAAAAAAAGTTCAAATTATTATGTCTTTGATTGTGTATTGGCCATAATGGACTTCAAATAACAGTGTAGAAGACTCTAGTCTAGCCACCTACAGTGGCTGAACGGTCGGTTGACTTACTGCTGGGCTGTGTAGAGAGACATGTTAGCTAACTGTGGTGTGCCTCTTGTGTGCTGCCGTCATGGCCAAATTCACACTGTCTCACAGAGCTTTTGCTTGCTGGTGTCATTGAGATCCTACAATATACAGTGGCTGAATTTTTTACCACGGCAGTCAATCTTGGCATTGGCTTAGTCCACCTCTGCACAATGCGATGCTCCACCTAGGTCTGTGCATTGAGGTTCTGGATGTCAGTCGGCATTCGAGGGGGAATTCAAGGTGGTTCTCTTCATTACCACCCCTCTGCAGAGAAGCTAACCAAGACTCTCACCCCCCCTACAGACTGTCCATATGGACAATAATCCAGCACCTGCTGTGCCATGTGACTTCATTACTTTGTCCCTATATTTCTTTCCccttattattaataatacattAATAATAAATTGACTAATGGCTGTAATTGTGGATTATGTAGCTAAGGTTATTAACTGttgtctcctctgtcccctctcttctcagacATGTCCCCAGTGCTTGCAGGCTTCATTGGGGCAGGAGTCTTGGTGGTCGCCGTGGTAACACTGGTCTTCCTCTGGGTGTGCTGCCAGCGCCGGCGCCGCCGGTTGACGGGCGCCTACAAGCTCCACGGCATTCAATCAGAGCCCTACAACCCCTCGACAGACCCGCCCTACAAGTTTATCCACATGCTGAAAGGCATCAGCATCTACCCGGAGACACTGACAAACAACAAGCGAGTTGTGCGACTGGCCAGGAAAGCTGGatggagggggcgcgggggtcAAGGGGCGACCGAGGGGGAGCAGGGCGGAGCAGTCGTGGATGCGGTCGACGGAGCCGCAGTGGCCGAAAACGGGCAGGTCCCCTACACCCACCAGCCTGAAGAGGACGGGCAGTGTGAGGGCGTGAGCCGCCACCCGCCAAGGATGGAGCGCGACCTGCCCATCCGGGCCGACTACAGCTGCCTGGAGAGCGGCTCGgcccccagcagcaccagcagcagcggcCAGAGCAGCGCCACAGCCACTCCTTTCACCCCAGCCACCGAAGACGAGCTGCAAAGCCTGGGCGAGCTCAGCCTTGCCGTGGACTACAACTTCCCCAAGAAGGCCCTGGTGGTTACCATCCAGGCGGCCCGCGGGCTCCCGGCTGTGGACGAGCGGGCCGACAGTGCTGACCCTTACGTCAAGATGACCATCCTGCCCGAGAAGAAGCACCGCGTCAAGACCCGCGTGCTCCGACGCACCCGCCAGCCCGTCTTTGACGAGACTTTCACCTTCTACGGCGTGCCGTACAGCGCCCTGCCCGAGCTCACGCTGCACTTCCTGGTGCTCAGCTTTGACAGATTCGCCCGCGACGATGTCATCGGCGAGGCCGTGGTGCCACTGGCCGGCGTTGACCCCAGCACGGGCAAAGTGCAGCTCACACAATACATCAGCAAGAGGAGCATGCAGGTGAGGATGCCCGTGGGTGCCAACTTGTGCCAGCCAGTGGgtgatagtggttcaggaggtagaggagttgtttagcaatcggaaggttgctagtttgatcccGACTCAACAAAGTGTCATTGAGCAAGACAGTTCCTGAtgcaggttggcaacttagacATTAGCCTCTGCCATTGATggatgaatgggtagatgtcttaggcattcatctgtaaagtgctttgagtgctctatgagttgaaaagtgctatataaatgcagtccattacCAGTCAGACTGAAAAAAATCCacctttatttggatagagtAAAGGAGAGGGGGTGGTTAACAATGCTATAACTCAGTGGTGGGGGCTGTTACATTACACAGCCAATGGTCATGGGCACTCACTGTCATTCCCTGTGTGGCTCAGTGTGATTTTCTCAGGATAATGAGAATGAAGGCCATGACTGAAAAGCATATTGGTCCACCATTCTGTTGTTTCGAAGTTTGCGAGAAGTTTAGATTGAAAGTTTGAAACATAAAACATCACCTAGCTCGTTCACAGAAACAACAGATTTTTCTCCTTAGTTGCATACATTCTTATGGCTAACTAATAACAGTCTCGAGGTCTCCTAACTTCACCACTGATAAGATGTATCACATACAGCTGGTGGAGATGCAGATGTGGTGAATCCACTCCAGGTGATGTTGTCCTCGCTGCCATTACTTTTGAGGATAGTGTTTAAGCCTGCCGAGTTAAATACATGACATTTAGCCAACGCTAACATTCTAGTGTCCACAATTTTTCAGTGATTTTGCCGGGCCTCGCTACAAATAGATGTGTTATCCTACTTTCTTGATCTTGTGGAGGCGGTGAAAATGCCAAGTCACCTTaacatctggacacacacaaacagctcccTATCTCTCAGATGCAGTATATTGGGTTGGCCAGCCGCAAGGTCAGTGTATATTGATTTTAGGGGCCATTGAAGCCTTTACTTGCAGCTGGCCAGAGGAAGACATGCTTAAAGGCCCATGTTATCTCTGGCACAAAGGGACTTTCATGAAAAGGGTACGTCTAATCAGCCAGGCTTTCGTATGATATCACCACCAAGGCTGTCTCCTCTAATAAACGCTGGTCTCTAATGAGGACCGGTTAAGAGTGGGTTCACAGAAAGTATGGGATCCGATGGCGTCTGACTCACTTCTCTGTGTTCTAGCTAGGAAGTGCTTTGTGATAGTGGTATTACTCAGCAAGGCTGCCCTTCATGATGCCATTGCTGTATTTTCAAGGGTGGAATTCAATTAGCAGGGACTGAATCTTAGAAATTAATCTCTGCAGATGAAGTCATTTTAATTAGAAACAGTTTGGGCTGAAGTCAATTAAGATCTGTTTTGATATGTCACTAAGTAGAAATGCTTGAATGctgattcatttatattcatttatttttttacattaattttTTTTCAGTAATTAATTTCTCTACAAGACATCATTGGAGTCAAGTTAATCTCAATCCACTGTGGCCAAAATGATAGATGTTGCTTATAATAGCGTAATAGCATACAGTAGTATagaataaatatttgtttttgtctctgtgtctctctctctccctgtgtgtgtgtattgtggtgtGATTCGTGCATTACATCCAATATTGCTTACAGCATACATGCAATGAATTGCATACAACAGTCCATAGATATGGACTTTGCTGATGttaatactttaaaaaaaaaagtattgattgtgtgtgtatgttagacagagagagagagagagagagagagagagagagagagaaagatacagagagggaggatgaagaTATGTACTCGTGTTAGTATACATACTGATTCCATGtcctgtgtcttgtgtgtgtagtgtgtgagccGCGGGGagctgctggtgtctctgtccTACCAGCCTGTCCCTCACCGGCTCAGCGTGGTGGTGCTCAAGGCCAAGCACCTCCCCAAGATGGATATCACCGGACTCTCTGGCAGTGAGTGTTAATGTCATATCTATTTAATGTACTCTGTGCCAGGACATTTCTAATAATACAGTAGACTAAACCACTGGTAGTTTTAGCTGTTTTTAAGtataaagaaaaactaaaaaaaaaattcatgtATGTCACTAATGTAGATTTTTTAATGTTGAGATCTCTTTGATTTAATCTTCAGAGGTTTAAAACCACACGGGTTTCAGTTAACTAAAGGCATTCAATTAGGCAAGCTGTCTCAATCCTTTCAGTTTAACTATGCGAGTGTCCTAGTGTGTTGCTGCTTTCTCATCtcgttctcctcttctttcctctctttttttctccttccatCCCCATTTTTCTTCCCTACCCTCTTCTTTATCTCCTTTCCCTTTCCATATTCCCaatccccccccaacccccgtaCTCCCTAGACCCGTACGTGAAAGTGAACGTGTATTACGGTCGCCGGCGCATCGCCAAGAAAAAGACCCACGTGAAGAAGGGCACGCTGGACCCCGTCTTCAACGAGTCCTTCATCTACGACGTGCCGGCCGAGCTGCTGCCCGACATCTCCGTGGAGTTCCTGGTCATGGACTTCGACCGCACCACTAAGAACGAGGTGGTGGGCCGCCTGGTCCTGGGGGCGCGGAGCTCCTTGCCGACCGGCGCTGCCCACTGGCATGAGGTCTGCGGCAACCCGCGCCGGGAGGTGTCCAAGTGGCACAGCCTGAGCGAGTACTAGAACCggctgagaacacacacatacatacatacacacacacacacagatgtacacgcGCATACGCATGCACGCACCAACATGTCTTCGACATACACTTAAAcgtacatgcacaaacaaacccacagacAGATATGCATACATGCAAACGTCATGCCTACTTACAAACagaatacatgcacacatgcaagtTCATATATGAAAGCAAAATAACTCTGTACAGGTGAGAtgccttcatctcctctctctgtctcacatacacacccaaacacagtcgcacatacacacacatatatacacccatacacaaatgctcatacacacaaacactcatttaaACTCCtacatgcatatgcatttaCGCACATACATGGACACCAGAAGTTCATGCACACTGACATATGTAAGCAAAAGACCTCTGTCTGAGAGTGATCTCACTCTTCTAAACAAAGTGGACAAAGGGAACTAAACATCAGTTTCCATTCAAAAAGGACTTGAACACAAATACTGACACACTAAAAACACAAGTtgtgacacacatatacaattacACTGTCACAAAAGAATAGTCACCATGGAGAACAAAATATGACTATGAATACAAGACTGTTATCATcttttggtggtggtgttttgGGGACCGAAGCCCAAgttttgcttttcattttctaATAATTGTATAACGTCGGAATTCACTAATCTCTCCTTGCACTGGTTGTATCGCATGTCAGATCAATgaaacagatgttttttttccacaagaAAAGAAAGCCAGTGAGCAAAAAGAAGTGTTGTTGTTGAAATAGAGTGATATTTTTTTGTTCAACCAAATATAGCAAACCAGGCAGATGGTGTACAGCAATCGTTCTAAAAATGTGATGtcaaattatttttcttttggaagatttatttcattgtaAGACTTGCTAATGAGTTGGGATGACGATTTCTGAGCAGACATATTGCCCCCAATCAAGCTCCTTCCCTCATGCTTCTCTGGCTCTTCAATATCAGACTCAAAACAGAACTTTCTGACCAATAATACCACTAGACAGCGACTGCCTTGGGATTGCTACCATAAACAaaccctgttttttttgtagAAAAAGGTTGTGCTCAGCTACTGTAACATACCCAATACTGCTCTGTCTTGGTCAGAATAACTAAACTGCAGCTCTCACTGTCTTCTGTGCTTTCTCATTGTGACGCGACGGCTTGCACCTCACACAGCCATCTCACCGGCTTATAAAAAACTATTACATATGAGCTATAGTCCTGATTGTAGGGGGCGCAATTGAGGATTTTAATGAAGGACAGACACCCATGACTGAAATGACTGCATTTCTTCATGTACAGTATAGGATTACACTAATTTGTCAAGGCCTCCCACTTTTTTAGGTTGCCCTTTTGTATTTGTTTCGACTTTTTTGTAAAAAGTGAAATTAGTGCACCAACATTGCCTTGCAAAACCTTTGAATTGTTCTATATTTCACGATCAGGATGATAGACGACTATCAGGATGTCTCATGGAAATCTTGTCAAGACTTGCTGTATGTGGGTTTGAATTCATATCAGTTCTTCTCATCTTAGCATTTTATTTTCCCTTAGAACCCATCCATCCAACCCCCTCTGTGGCTATTTTCTACTCAGTCTCAAGACAGTATTAGTTCAGTAATGGCAACATTCAAATGACTAAGTCTGAACTGCAGTGGAAAGTTCCCATCCTCATAGCCTCCTTTACCTGCTGTCAGTCAGTGTGACTTGCAGTGGATGGGACAGACACAAGGGTGATGCGCAGTGGAGAGCGGAGCTAGGGTTTGGCAAGGCACACACCCACCAGAAGGATGAGACACAGGTGGGCCACCACCACAGCACTGCTGTGACGTGGAAGAAGTCACTttgacctctctctttctccctctctcgctctctctctctctcatagacaAGTGTCTGCCTCTCCTCACTCCCATCGCCCATCTTGGTCTTTATATAATCACACCTGTTACGTATACCTTATTGGGATTAAAGATGAGAATACATGTTGCATAACTCCTGTGCTGTATTAGTTTCAGTCTGCAAGATGACGTGTGTAAGATTGGCCACAGGCTTCTGGGGATCTCCTATGGCGAGAGCAGCAAGAGCACTCGAGCGCTCAGAGCCTCTGAACACAGCTGAGGCCCCTCCTGCTAACTCAGAGAGGAACGAGAGGACGAAACGgtgaaacaacaaaacatttgcGATCTGCGCAGGAAGCAGAGAAAATACACATATATGCTGAAAAAATGGTGTCATCTCTGTTCTCTGAGGACATAGAAAAGGCCTTCCTTTTGTTACTCATCACGGACACATCCTTACACGCCACCctgacacacatatagataAAAGTATGCACACATCCGCATAGTCTGTCAACAGTGCTGTAGTGTGAATTATAGTATTGTTTTTGCCAAGGCACTGTAGGCTCCTGTGAAAACTGTAGGGTCCTGTGAAGACGGTTGGCTCCTGTGAAGGTGGCACAGTTTAGTGCGAAACACCTGTGAACTTCACCACCAGTTTCATCATCATTTACCAGGTGTTAAGAAAGCCTCAGCTTGATAACCCAACCCTGCACAtttcgtttgtttgtctgtgtgcacagagacacacgtgGGAGCCAATTATTTACATGTGTTTCTTAGTGTCATACATCAGCATTTTTTGCCACAatgaaagctgttttttttttatctgaatgGATGTTTTCTGCGTTGGCAGATTCCTTGTAGCTTTCTGCTGTAGGTGGTGCTAAGGGATATTTGGACACATTGGAAGGCTAAGTGCTCTCATAACACACATGAGCTTAACTCCCTGCCAAGTCAACGCCCTCTTAAACTCCCTTCACTCCTCTGAGCCTAGCCTTCACATCCAatgctgttttttgtattttgaacTCTAACCAACCTGATTTGGACTATGTGGTTAGATGTACAAAATGGAATCAAATGAAAGCTGTATTTAATTAATGTGCTGATCATGACCAGGGATTGTTGTAAATTATACAGTACTTTGAATTGTGCAAACTGTGCATATACTTGGAGTGTGAGTCTGAAGTAACTGGGAAAAAATTGACCTTTGCAAATCTGCAAAATGCCATGAAATAATACGCAAAATATAACACTAATGCTAGTCTGTCTGTTGGTTTTGTTAACACATATTGAATGTGCAAATAAAACGTTAAAGTGGTACACTACAGAATTCGCCTGATAATTTATTCTGACTTTTACCACACCATTTCGCATGTACAGCTACAGTGGACACAATTCTTCAATCACTGAAGCCTTGTAACGTTACTGAATAAAATGATATATAAAGCtctaaatatttacattttgacTGGGTTTGTACAGCCTTGGAAAACAAGTCAGCTTTGATATGTTGCtctgaattaaaataaaataatgcttaaaatgaattaataaataaaaaactaatGCTTCCACACCTCTGGCTGTAAGGATCCTTTGTTGGATGATAATGTGATTGACAGGAGCTGATTCAGAGAAATTACTATGGTGTCTCATGCCTCCTGGAAATTATGTAACAATACTCTTCATGACCTCATTGCTGCTTTCCAAATATGATGTAAGGGTCTTAACAGTGCCGGATGCAAACACACCTGCACCAAGAGGACACCTAGTGGTTAGTCTGCAGAAGTGCATTCTAGATGGAGAAAATATGTCAACTCAGAGAGGATAgaaacagtgaaaaaaaaatgaatgcagGAAGTagagacaatacacacacacatacacacacacaaacacacatgcacagacatgcatatagacatacattcatacacacatacatgaacgcTGTCTGTTCCCAGCTCCAAACTATGAACTTGTGACTTGCTGTTACAAGACTGAGTGCTTCTCAAGATTCAAGACTTCATTTGCCATTTGCTCAGGTACAAATTTGTAAGAGCATCGGAATTCCTGTGTGGATCTCTCAATCAgtaagaaacacaaaaacaacagagcatgtgtgtgtgtgtgtgtgtgtgtgtgtataaaaaaagtttaaaaaaaaaagtatgcctgtgtgtgagttaacTGGGGGCCGGGTATTTCTTTCCAGCTTCAATGACAGTCGCAAGTAGTCTGATAGCCTCCGGGAAGAAACTGTCGTGAAAGCACTTCCTGTTTGTTCTAATGCTCTCTGGTATCTCAGCTGGTGTCTGAAGGGTCATCAGTCATACAGAGAGTGGCCAGGGTGATGCGAGTCTCGGGGAATAGCCGCAGTTTGTCCCCGCAGCGGTGGGCGATCAGAGTGTCCATGGGGGGGAGCTATGTTCCAATTATCCTCTCTGCGGTTTGAATGGTCTTcagcagtgacagtgacagtgatacctCTGGTCTTGTCAGTATTGAGGACGAGATTGTTTTCCTCCCCACAGGCAAGTGTCTCATCCACCAGCTGCCTGCAGTGCGATCCATTGTTTCCCTTAATAAGCCATAAGAGGGTGgttgtgtcatctgcaaatttgaAAATGTAGCTGAGTTTATGGGTGGACAAACATGAGTATAGAGGGGAAAGAGTCTAGGGCTCAGGCTGCAGCCCTGGGAGATTCCAGTGCTGCGGTTCAGTGCTGCTGAAATCGTATTTCCCACGTTTCCCACTTTCTGTCCAGTTGCAGGTGGGAGTGGGCAGCCCTTAATCTGCCACATTTGTAGTGTAGACAAACTGAAGGGGATCGGTGGTCACAGGTATGACATCACAGGTATGACAAAGTCTATGAATCTCACCACCAGTTTCTCGAGGGATTTCATGACGACTGATGTGAGCACCACCACGACAGAAGCTGTTCATGCAGGTTGTGTGTGGCTTTTTCAGGAACTGGTACAATGGCCGAGTGTTTAAAGTGACGAGGGACGACAGCCTGAGCCAGCGAGGTGATAAAGATGTCTGTACACATCTGCCACCTCAGTAGCGCAGGCTTTCAGAGCTCTAGGGGACACTGCGTCCGGCCCTGCTGCCTTATGGGGGCTGACTGCTGCAGAGACCTGAAAAACCTGGAGGACGTTCTCCCCCGGGCCCCATGGTGGTATTAGGAGTGCTAGCGGGGTGTCCTGATGGGGGATATCAAAGCGGCATTCAATCGGTCTGTCTGAGACGGTGGTGTCTGTAGTGGTGACAGTGTGCTCGTTCCCCTTGGACGCCATGCTACATACTAGGGGTGTTGTTGCCAGCATTCCAGTTTTTGCCTTTTTGCTGCCCAGATCAATTTCCTTTAATATCAGAGTTCCTATAATGTCTCTGTGAAATAATATTGGTAACATTCAATATACAAGTGGGTGAAGAAGATGCTGAAAGTCAGACACATCTATCTGACAAGAGGAGAATGAACAGACACAggaaatcacatttgttttccaGTGTTTTTGCTGGTCTGAACTTGCTTTGAATAGCAGCTGTGGACATTCATTATGAACATCATTACACATTATTAAAGTGTTTTATGAGTAGGTTATCTAGCTGGGCAGGGGCAGACTGACAACAAAGAGCAGCCTAGAAATGTGCTGTCAAGTGACCAGAATTTGTATAAGCTATATCAAAGCCATAGTCGCTTTAGCCTTGGGCTTCATACTGTTACAAAGAAAACTGACTGGCTCTCCCAAGACCTGCCCACACAGAACATTCCCGAATTTCCCAATGGCCAATCCTTGCCTGTAGTTGAGTGTCTGACTGACCTCATGAAAAGAGCTATAGTCAAGTGACTGCAAATATGCCAGTGTAATGGGGAAATCATCTTTTTCCATGAATGGGGTGTGAAATTGATGTGACTTGTCTGTGTCTTTATTGGTCCTTTTCCCCAGTTTTGCCAAAGGATCATTGTGTTATGAATGGACCTTCTTACAGTGTGCCCCTGCTATAACCCTATACTATCAAATGAGATATAATCTCATTGTTTTGCATTATGTTGGGCTGCAGTCAGTGATTATGTTTTACGTGATATTCTGGTACAAACTTACTGTAAGTTCCACATTGACATTATCTGAATATTCTCTTTAGCATTATTTATTGTAAGTCATATTCCAGTTTGTTGTCCATCTGCCACTGTCTGATGTCATACTTTGACCTTTTTCAAAGGAAAACCCCAAATCATCCTATGAATTCCATGCCACGTCGAAAAATTCCCCTGTCACGCCTTAGAAAATCGAATTTCTTGCAGATGATTATACAGTCATATATGACTAACTTGAAAGTTGAAATATTTAAAGATTTGAATTCATTTCTAGAACTTGTGCCTGTTATAAAAGTATGACACACACTGGTGAAGATGACTTGTCTGCTCAGTTGTGTATATGAAAGGAAAACAATCAACCCAATAATTTTCTCCCAAAATGAAACAGAATATCATACCTTTGACTGAATTTGTTACCACTCACTGAATGGACTCAAACCAACAAACCAACATAAACCAATAAAAActgctttgatgttgtgggcctaattccaCAAGGCTGGTGTTGTTGGTGGGGTATTCTTGTGTGTCATAGGTATATAACGTAACATAACATTAAACTTTACTTAATATGCCTGATAATGATTAACATAAGTCTATATAACTATTCATACAAAGTAATGACTGCACTCGTAAAGTGTTACACTCTCATAGTATGAACCATTACAGCTTGAAGTATCAGAATGCACAATGGCACAGATGACATCTTTGCTTTATGTCAAA
The DNA window shown above is from Clupea harengus chromosome 11, Ch_v2.0.2, whole genome shotgun sequence and carries:
- the syt11b gene encoding synaptotagmin-11b, producing MAEITEIRAAYDMSPVLAGFIGAGVLVVAVVTLVFLWVCCQRRRRRLTGAYKLHGIQSEPYNPSTDPPYKFIHMLKGISIYPETLTNNKRVVRLARKAGWRGRGGQGATEGEQGGAVVDAVDGAAVAENGQVPYTHQPEEDGQCEGVSRHPPRMERDLPIRADYSCLESGSAPSSTSSSGQSSATATPFTPATEDELQSLGELSLAVDYNFPKKALVVTIQAARGLPAVDERADSADPYVKMTILPEKKHRVKTRVLRRTRQPVFDETFTFYGVPYSALPELTLHFLVLSFDRFARDDVIGEAVVPLAGVDPSTGKVQLTQYISKRSMQCVSRGELLVSLSYQPVPHRLSVVVLKAKHLPKMDITGLSGNPYVKVNVYYGRRRIAKKKTHVKKGTLDPVFNESFIYDVPAELLPDISVEFLVMDFDRTTKNEVVGRLVLGARSSLPTGAAHWHEVCGNPRREVSKWHSLSEY